A window of Candidatus Limnocylindria bacterium contains these coding sequences:
- the rplK gene encoding 50S ribosomal protein L11, with translation MAKKIKAVVKVQIQAGKATAAPPVGTALGPHGINMGQFIKEYNERTAPLAGTVVPAVVTVFEDRSYTFVTKSPPAADLIRREAGIEKGSGKPNKEKVGKISRAAVKKIAETKMADLNATSIEGAMKMVEGTARSMGVEIGS, from the coding sequence ATGGCGAAGAAGATCAAGGCGGTCGTCAAGGTCCAGATCCAAGCGGGTAAGGCCACTGCCGCGCCGCCCGTCGGCACGGCGCTCGGACCGCACGGCATCAACATGGGCCAGTTCATCAAGGAGTACAACGAGCGCACCGCGCCGCTCGCCGGCACCGTCGTGCCCGCGGTGGTGACGGTCTTCGAGGATCGCTCGTACACCTTCGTCACGAAGAGCCCGCCGGCCGCGGACCTCATCCGACGCGAGGCCGGGATCGAGAAGGGCTCGGGCAAGCCGAACAAGGAGAAGGTGGGGAAGATCAGCCGCGCCGCGGTGAAGAAGATCGCCGAGACGAAGATGGCCGACCTCAACGCCACCTCCATCGAAGGCGCGATGAAGATGGTCGAAGGCACGGCGCGAAGCATGGGAGTCGAGATCGGCTCCTAG
- the nusG gene encoding transcription termination/antitermination protein NusG — protein sequence MHTYSGYENKVKTNLEHRIQSMDMGDKIFQVLVPTEEEIEIKNGKRHPVERKIFPGYVLVEMVMSDDSWYVVRNTPGVTSFVGSGNKPTELTDTEVRAILRQIKLDAPKYKVAFTKGEAVRVTDGPFTDLHGVVDEVNPERNKVKVLVSIFGRETPVELDFLQIEKLVK from the coding sequence ATCCACACGTACTCGGGCTACGAGAACAAGGTGAAGACGAACCTCGAGCACCGCATCCAGTCGATGGACATGGGCGACAAGATCTTCCAGGTCCTCGTCCCTACTGAGGAAGAGATTGAGATCAAGAACGGCAAGCGCCATCCGGTCGAGCGCAAGATCTTCCCGGGTTACGTCCTCGTCGAGATGGTGATGAGCGACGACTCCTGGTACGTGGTGCGCAACACGCCGGGCGTCACGAGCTTCGTTGGCAGCGGCAACAAGCCGACCGAGCTCACCGACACCGAGGTGCGGGCGATCCTGCGACAGATCAAGCTCGACGCGCCGAAATACAAGGTGGCCTTCACGAAGGGCGAGGCCGTGCGCGTCACGGACGGACCCTTCACCGATCTGCACGGTGTCGTTGACGAGGTCAACCCCGAGCGCAATAAGGTCAAGGTCCTGGTGTCCATCTTCGGCCGCGAGACGCCGGTCGAGCTGGACTTCCTGCAGATCGAAAAGCTGGTGAAATGA
- the secE gene encoding preprotein translocase subunit SecE: protein MRAPRAPRQSPIEFAQEAWSELRKVTWPSRETVLRLTLIVLVISALIAAYIFLFDNLFTLVITRGIVGSPTPTAPPTQ from the coding sequence ATGAGGGCGCCAAGAGCGCCGCGCCAGAGCCCGATCGAATTCGCGCAGGAAGCGTGGTCAGAGCTGCGCAAGGTGACCTGGCCCAGCCGTGAGACGGTCCTCCGTCTGACGCTCATCGTGCTCGTCATCTCGGCACTGATCGCCGCGTACATCTTCCTCTTCGACAACCTGTTCACTCTCGTGATCACTAGAGGCATCGTCGGGTCGCCGACGCCAACGGCCCCACCGACGCAGTAG